Proteins encoded within one genomic window of Aedes aegypti strain LVP_AGWG unplaced genomic scaffold, AaegL5.0 Primary Assembly AGWG_AaegL5_hic_scaff_1969_PBJ_arrow, whole genome shotgun sequence:
- the LOC110680890 gene encoding nuclear transcription factor Y subunit beta-like produces the protein MLRIPSPELPPPPPMMTLPKTRRNSFAGQTNKKSLYRASTIENLSPPPPGAPPPQSQISQLIIPPAVPKKPQPMEPQVIYRRPSSSMAKSQPPPPSNALHQAHRIMVNGKTDQRHSLPMPLQSSPPLHHQQLVPRQSDSRLSMRKRSHNSQQIPVAEYLLKAAAVAVAHHQTQNQTNGGGAPLGSNAVNGGVAMTSPPPPLKPRMSLQQQQQQQQCQQQPLSPLQDLQNGPLLSMGSK, from the exons ATGCTTCGGATACCAAGCCCAGAACTGCCACCACCTCCGCCGATGATGACCCTACCGAAGAC CCGTCGCAACAGCTTCGCCGGTCAAACCAACAAGAAGTCCCTCTACCGGGCGTCCACCATCGAGAACCTTTCCCCACCTCCTCCGGGAGCTCCCCCACCACAGTCCCAAATCAGTCAGCTGATCATTCCTCCCGCCGTCCCCAAAAAGCCCCAGCCGATGGAACCGCAGGTCATCTATCGACGACCTTCGTCCAGCATGGCCAAATCGCAACCTCCCCCTCCCTCCAATGCCCTTCACCAGGCGCACAGGATCATGGTCAACGGCAAAACTGACCAGCGACACTCGCTCCCTATGCCCCTTCAATCCTCCCCACCTCTCCACCACCAGCAACTGGTTCCCCGGCAGTCCGATTCGCGCCTTTCGATGCGCAAGCGATCGCACAACTCCCAGCAAATCCCGGTGGCGGAGTATCTGCTGAAAGCGGCCGCCGTTGCCGTTGCGCATCATCAAACTCAGAACCAAACCAACGGGGGTGGTGCACCTCTCGGTTCGAATGCAGTAAATGGTGGAGTGGCGATGACATCGCCTCCGCCGCCGCTGAAGCCTCGGATGTCGctccagcaacagcagcagcagcaacagtgCCAACAACAGCCGTTATCACCGCTACAGGATCTCCAGAATGGACCGCTGTTATCCATGGGCAGCAAAAG